A window of the Loxodonta africana isolate mLoxAfr1 chromosome 3, mLoxAfr1.hap2, whole genome shotgun sequence genome harbors these coding sequences:
- the LOC100670345 gene encoding olfactory receptor 7A10-like, giving the protein MELGNDTEVLEFILLGLSEVEELQPLFLGLFLAMYLVTFIGNLLIILATITSSHLHTPMYFFLANFSFVDICFTSTTIPKMLLNIQTHNKTITYQGCLTQMYFFILFAELDIFFLCIMAYDRFVAICHPLHYTVIMNPRLCVLLLLLSWILSVLDSLLRGLLVLRLSFCTNLEIPHFFCEINQVIQLACSDNLLNIIEMYFAAVVMGIIPLTGIVFSYSRIVSSIRRITSARGKYKAFSTCGSHLSVVSLFYSTGLGVYFSSSTTQNSRESAIASVIYTTVTPMLNPFIYSLRNKDIRGALKSLAEIVTLND; this is encoded by the coding sequence ATGGAACTAGGAAACGACACAGAGGTTTTAGAATTTATTCTCCTTGGACTCTCAGAAGTGGAAGAACTCCAACCCCTTTTTCTTGGGCTGTTCCTGGCCATGTACTTGGTCACATTTATTGGGAACCTTCTCATCATCTTGGCCACTATCACTAGCTCAcatctccacactcccatgtacttcttccttgccaacttTTCCTTTGTAGATATATGCTTCACCTCCACCACCATCCCAAAGATGCTACTGAATAtccagacccataacaaaaccaTCACCTATCAAGGTTGCCTTACccaaatgtattttttcatcctttttgcAGAGttggatatttttttcctttgtataatGGCTTATGACCGGTTTGTGGCCATCTGTCACCCACTACACTACACAGTCATCATGAATCCCAGACTCTGTgtcttgttgctgctgttgtcctGGATATTGAGTGTTCTGGATTCTCTGCTACGTGGTTTGCTGGTGTTGCGACTGTCCTTCTGTACTAACTTGGAGATTCCCCACTTCTTCTGCGAAATCAATCAGGTTATCCAACTTGCCTGTTCTGACAACCTCCTCAATATCATAGAGATGTATTTTGCAGCTGTGGTAATGGGCATTATTCCCCTGACTGGCATCGTATTTTCTTATTCTCGGATTGTCTCTTCCATTCGGAGAATTACATCAGCGAGGGGAAAGTATAAGGCATTTTCTACTTGTGGGTCTCACCTTTcagttgtttctttgttttatagtACAGGTCTTGGGGTCTACTTCAGTTCTTCCACTACCCAAAATTCCAGGGAAAGTGCAATAGCTTCAGTGATATACACTACAGTAACACCCATGCTGAATCCCTTTATCTACAGCCTGAGAAACAAGGACATAAGAGGTGCACTGAAAAGTCTTGCTGAGATTGTCACTTTAAATGACTGA